A region of Paucidesulfovibrio longus DSM 6739 DNA encodes the following proteins:
- the dsrK gene encoding sulfate reduction electron transfer complex DsrMKJOP subunit DsrK, translated as MAKMKPEELIKGLDYNPPSTSWMDLKADTSAGNWAYPGKPEIVKYLIGEGLPLANPREWVPSDEDWKLPPNWRDIIHQGFHERLEKYRSLKLFMDVCVRCGACADKCHYFIGSGDPKNMPVLRAELMRSIYRKDFTLAGKILTKLTGSRVMEEDVLKEWFIYFYQCTECRRCSLFCPYGIDTAEVTMMARELMHLVGLNINWILEPVANCNRTGNHLGIQPQAFKDIMDFMVDDIEEVTGVRVKAPLNEPGHEILFITPSGDAFADPGIFTFMGYLILFHYLDLDYTWSTYASEGGNFGLFTSSETMKKLNAKMYAEANRLGCKWILGGECGHMWRVINQYMDTMNGEIQGPQMTTPVNPITGTVFKNAAATKMVHITEFTADLIKHGKLKFDKSRNDHRRITFHDSCNPARGMGLLDEPREVIKACANHFFEMPSNTIREMTYCCAGGSGLNTDEIMDIRLRGGMPRGKALAHVQEKHDVNTLSCVCAIDRATLIPLSNYWAPGVQVSGVHELVGNALILEGEHERTMDLRQEPLKGFEDEV; from the coding sequence ATGGCGAAAATGAAACCCGAAGAGCTCATCAAGGGCCTCGACTACAATCCGCCGTCCACCAGCTGGATGGACCTCAAGGCGGACACGTCTGCGGGCAACTGGGCCTACCCCGGCAAGCCCGAGATCGTGAAGTACCTGATCGGCGAGGGTCTGCCCCTGGCCAACCCGCGCGAGTGGGTTCCCAGCGACGAAGACTGGAAGCTGCCCCCGAACTGGCGGGACATCATCCATCAGGGCTTCCACGAGCGCCTTGAAAAATACCGCTCCCTGAAGCTGTTCATGGACGTGTGCGTGCGCTGCGGCGCCTGCGCCGACAAGTGCCACTACTTCATCGGCTCCGGCGACCCGAAGAACATGCCCGTTCTGCGCGCCGAGCTGATGCGCTCCATCTACCGCAAGGACTTCACCCTGGCGGGCAAGATCCTCACCAAGCTGACCGGCTCCCGCGTCATGGAAGAGGACGTGCTCAAGGAGTGGTTCATCTACTTCTACCAGTGTACGGAATGCCGTCGCTGCTCGCTGTTCTGCCCCTACGGCATCGACACCGCGGAAGTGACCATGATGGCCCGCGAGCTGATGCACCTGGTCGGCCTGAACATCAACTGGATTCTCGAGCCGGTGGCCAACTGCAACCGCACGGGCAACCACCTCGGCATCCAGCCCCAGGCCTTCAAGGACATCATGGACTTCATGGTGGACGACATCGAAGAGGTCACGGGCGTGCGCGTCAAGGCCCCGCTCAACGAGCCCGGCCATGAGATCCTGTTCATCACGCCTTCCGGCGACGCCTTTGCCGACCCCGGCATCTTCACCTTCATGGGCTACCTGATCCTCTTCCACTACCTGGATCTGGACTACACCTGGTCCACCTACGCCAGCGAGGGCGGAAACTTCGGCCTCTTCACCTCCTCGGAGACCATGAAGAAGCTGAACGCCAAGATGTACGCCGAAGCCAACCGCCTCGGCTGCAAGTGGATCCTCGGCGGCGAGTGCGGCCACATGTGGCGCGTGATCAACCAGTACATGGACACCATGAACGGCGAGATCCAGGGCCCGCAGATGACCACCCCGGTCAACCCCATCACCGGCACGGTCTTCAAGAACGCCGCCGCCACCAAGATGGTGCACATCACCGAGTTCACCGCGGACCTGATCAAGCACGGCAAGCTCAAGTTCGACAAGAGCCGCAACGACCACCGCAGGATCACCTTCCACGACTCCTGCAACCCGGCGCGCGGCATGGGCCTGCTCGACGAACCCCGCGAGGTCATCAAGGCCTGCGCGAACCACTTCTTCGAGATGCCCTCGAACACCATCCGCGAAATGACCTACTGCTGCGCGGGCGGCTCCGGTCTGAACACGGACGAGATCATGGACATCCGCCTGCGCGGCGGCATGCCCCGCGGCAAGGCCCTCGCCCACGTCCAGGAAAAGCACGACGTGAACACCCTGTCCTGCGTCTGCGCCATCGACCGCGCGACGCTGATCCCGCTGTCCAACTACTGGGCTCCGGGCGTTCAGGTCAGCGGCGTGCACGAACTCGTGGGCAACGCCCTGATCCTGGAAGGCGAACACGAACGCACCATGGATCTGCGTCAGGAGCCCCTCAAAGGCTTCGAGGACGAGGTCTAA
- the dsrM gene encoding sulfate reduction electron transfer complex DsrMKJOP subunit DsrM, translating into MTAMYSLVFVFLLVLIPLLGVGSAHLEFFFAVCVPTTAIIIFLAGFVYKIFKWTRSPVPFRIPTTGGQQQSLSWIKQNKWDNPSTGAQTFMRMLLEVFAFRSLFRNTKVQLNKETGVLGYASAKWLWLFAILFHYGFFIVAVRHMRLFTDPVPFFFTALEFGDGILQVGVPRLYLSDLLLVAGVSLLLVRRLWDARIRYISLFTDYFPLLLILGIALSGIYMRYFAKVDVVAIKAVTMGLVTFHYADLPFAQIGISFYVHVFLVSTLLVYFPFSKLMHLGGVFLSPTRNLPNDSRIKHHENPWNPAIKPHSYEAYEKDFGPAMHEAGLPVVDPANRGEEG; encoded by the coding sequence ATGACTGCAATGTACTCACTCGTTTTCGTCTTTCTGCTGGTGCTGATCCCGTTGCTTGGGGTCGGTTCCGCGCACCTGGAGTTTTTCTTCGCGGTGTGCGTCCCGACAACGGCGATCATCATTTTCCTGGCAGGATTCGTTTACAAAATTTTCAAATGGACGCGTAGCCCTGTTCCGTTCCGGATCCCGACCACGGGCGGACAGCAGCAGTCCCTGAGCTGGATCAAGCAGAACAAATGGGACAACCCCTCCACCGGGGCCCAGACCTTCATGCGCATGCTGCTTGAAGTGTTCGCCTTCCGCTCCCTGTTCCGCAACACCAAGGTGCAGCTGAACAAGGAAACCGGAGTGCTCGGCTACGCCTCGGCCAAATGGCTCTGGCTTTTCGCCATCCTCTTTCACTACGGGTTCTTCATCGTGGCCGTCCGCCACATGAGGCTCTTCACCGATCCGGTGCCCTTCTTCTTCACGGCCCTGGAATTCGGCGACGGCATCCTCCAGGTCGGCGTTCCGCGCCTGTATCTTTCCGATCTGCTGCTCGTGGCGGGCGTCAGCCTGCTGCTCGTCCGCAGGCTCTGGGACGCGCGCATCCGCTACATCTCCCTGTTCACGGACTACTTCCCGCTGCTGCTCATCCTGGGCATCGCGCTCTCCGGCATCTACATGCGCTACTTCGCCAAAGTGGATGTCGTGGCCATCAAGGCCGTGACCATGGGTCTGGTGACCTTCCACTACGCGGATCTGCCCTTCGCGCAGATCGGCATTTCCTTCTACGTCCACGTCTTTTTGGTCAGCACCCTGCTGGTCTACTTCCCGTTCTCCAAGCTGATGCACCTGGGCGGCGTGTTCCTGTCCCCGACGCGGAACCTGCCCAACGACTCGCGCATCAAGCACCACGAGAACCCCTGGAACCCGGCGATCAAGCCGCATTCCTACGAGGCGTACGAGAAGGATTTCGGACCGGCCATGCATGAAGCCGGCCTGCCGGTGGTCGACCCCGCCAACCGCGGCGAGGAAGGCTAG
- a CDS encoding RsbRD N-terminal domain-containing protein, giving the protein MDFSDRLAQDRAKLVSGWADLILGTYPPETQAVWRKQTDRFANPVGMAILEAAQDLFDAFLAWDDAEQVAGALEALVRIRSVQNFKPSQALCFVYLLKKVLRDAYLKELAESGELAELMAMETRIDNMGLIAFDLYSQTREQIFSLRVEEVKRAQYNLLRRARMIVDSPAAGADER; this is encoded by the coding sequence ATGGACTTTTCTGATCGTCTGGCCCAGGACAGGGCGAAACTCGTCAGCGGCTGGGCCGACCTGATCCTGGGCACCTATCCGCCCGAGACGCAGGCGGTCTGGCGCAAGCAGACCGACCGTTTCGCCAACCCCGTGGGCATGGCCATTCTTGAGGCGGCGCAAGACCTTTTCGACGCCTTTCTGGCCTGGGACGACGCCGAGCAGGTCGCGGGGGCGCTGGAAGCCCTGGTCCGCATCCGCTCGGTGCAGAACTTCAAGCCGTCGCAGGCACTCTGCTTCGTCTACCTGCTCAAGAAGGTTCTGCGCGACGCCTACCTGAAGGAACTGGCCGAATCCGGCGAACTCGCCGAACTCATGGCCATGGAAACGCGCATCGACAACATGGGACTGATCGCCTTCGACCTCTACAGCCAGACCCGCGAGCAGATTTTCAGCCTGCGGGTCGAAGAGGTCAAGCGCGCCCAGTACAATCTTCTGCGCCGCGCGCGCATGATCGTGGACAGTCCGGCCGCTGGGGCCGACGAACGGTAA
- a CDS encoding VOC family protein — MTTYTGVNHLAMATGDLDRTIRFWRDLLGMRMVAGLGRAGYRHYFFEISATDMIAFFEWPDVEPGPEKDHGAPVAGPHTFDHVSIGVASDEDLWELKDKLDAAGFWVSEIIDHGFIHSLYSFDPNNIAIEFSASVAEMDVRARPVLMDKDPTDVAREGAEPRSGQWPPVTDPLPRGQRRIYEGMGSELAEGFK; from the coding sequence ATGACCACGTATACGGGCGTCAACCATCTGGCCATGGCCACGGGCGACCTGGACCGGACCATCCGCTTCTGGCGCGACCTGCTGGGCATGCGCATGGTGGCCGGGCTGGGCCGCGCCGGCTACCGTCATTATTTCTTCGAGATTTCCGCCACGGACATGATCGCGTTCTTCGAATGGCCCGACGTGGAGCCGGGACCGGAAAAGGACCACGGCGCTCCCGTGGCCGGACCGCACACCTTCGACCACGTTTCCATCGGCGTGGCCTCGGACGAAGACCTCTGGGAACTCAAGGACAAGCTGGACGCGGCCGGATTCTGGGTTTCCGAGATCATCGACCACGGCTTCATCCATTCGCTCTATTCCTTCGACCCCAACAACATCGCCATCGAGTTCAGCGCGAGCGTGGCCGAGATGGACGTGCGGGCGCGGCCCGTGCTCATGGACAAGGATCCCACGGACGTCGCCCGGGAGGGGGCGGAGCCCCGGTCCGGCCAATGGCCGCCGGTGACGGATCCCCTGCCGCGCGGGCAGCGGCGCATCTACGAGGGCATGGGGTCGGAGTTGGCGGAAGGGTTCAAGTAG
- a CDS encoding PAS domain-containing protein: MHETSASRQQVLNLKLLFGKQLLRLRNASGLSRAALGERAGVTGVYISKMERGLASPSFEVIVRLAEVFGVEPAQFFLREDLSRLCSLSRSENRYQGLFESTPISLWEEDLSELFAYFEELKDQGVRDFRAHFAAHPEGLDECARRVKILNVNQATLDLLKAPDKEALFAGLPQVLTEESHAVFGEEMAVLAEGGREFHGEITHRALDGSPRYLTIHFQLLDDPLSSGRVVVSLIDVTEQKLTENALRLSQARLDRAQEIALFGCFEHGLESGEIYWSDQTYRLFGYAPGAAEPTLDLVLGHIHPDDRPELQARHRNARINGEPFEMVFRIVRASGEIRQAHCRANVERGPDGSPQRLIGAVQDVTEQKRMEQMRRDVERILRHDLQTPLAAAATAARAFKDDENLLPPQRFVLQEIERTTNRVLTMVRRHQDMFRMETGKYVLRPRTVDIVEVGRAVNRELAEILQRCGVGFAIIAGDRPAWTSDRLLVDGDPFLLQTMLSNLVKNAVEASPQGRSVTLHLEDVDGIVRIRVHNHGTVPPAVRGNFFEKYATAGKSQGTGLGTYSARLITRTLGGEIEMRTSEADGTTVTVRLPARAEST, encoded by the coding sequence ATGCACGAGACTTCAGCTTCCCGGCAGCAGGTTCTGAACCTGAAACTGCTGTTTGGAAAACAGCTTTTGCGCCTGCGCAACGCCTCCGGACTCAGCCGCGCCGCCCTGGGCGAGCGGGCCGGGGTCACCGGCGTGTACATTTCCAAGATGGAGCGCGGCCTGGCCTCGCCGTCCTTCGAGGTCATCGTCCGGCTGGCCGAGGTCTTCGGCGTGGAGCCCGCCCAGTTTTTCCTGCGGGAGGATCTTTCCCGGCTCTGCTCCCTGAGCCGCAGCGAAAACCGCTACCAGGGGCTTTTCGAGAGCACGCCCATCTCCCTCTGGGAGGAGGATCTCTCCGAGCTTTTCGCCTACTTCGAGGAACTCAAGGACCAGGGGGTTCGCGATTTCCGCGCCCACTTCGCCGCCCACCCCGAAGGACTGGACGAATGCGCCCGCCGGGTCAAGATCCTGAACGTGAACCAGGCCACGCTGGATCTGCTCAAGGCCCCGGACAAGGAAGCGCTCTTCGCCGGGCTGCCCCAGGTGCTCACCGAGGAATCCCACGCCGTCTTCGGCGAGGAGATGGCCGTGCTGGCCGAGGGCGGGCGCGAGTTTCACGGCGAGATCACCCACCGCGCCCTGGACGGCTCCCCGCGCTACCTGACCATTCATTTCCAGCTTCTGGACGACCCGCTCTCCTCGGGCCGCGTGGTCGTCTCGCTCATCGACGTGACCGAGCAGAAGCTCACGGAAAACGCCCTGCGCCTCAGCCAGGCCCGGCTGGACCGCGCGCAGGAGATCGCGCTCTTCGGCTGCTTCGAGCACGGCCTCGAAAGCGGGGAAATCTACTGGTCCGACCAGACCTACCGCCTCTTCGGCTATGCGCCCGGCGCGGCGGAGCCGACCCTGGACCTCGTGCTGGGCCACATTCACCCGGACGACCGGCCCGAACTGCAAGCCAGGCACAGAAACGCCCGCATTAACGGCGAGCCGTTCGAAATGGTCTTCCGCATCGTCCGCGCGAGCGGAGAAATCCGACAGGCGCACTGCCGGGCCAATGTGGAGCGGGGACCGGACGGCTCCCCCCAGCGGCTCATCGGCGCAGTCCAGGACGTCACCGAACAAAAACGCATGGAGCAGATGCGCCGCGACGTGGAGCGCATCCTGCGACACGACCTCCAGACGCCCCTGGCCGCGGCGGCCACCGCCGCCCGCGCCTTCAAGGACGACGAGAACCTGCTCCCGCCGCAACGCTTCGTGCTCCAGGAGATCGAACGGACCACCAACCGCGTGCTGACCATGGTCCGCCGCCACCAGGACATGTTCCGCATGGAAACGGGCAAATACGTGCTGCGCCCCAGGACCGTGGACATCGTGGAGGTGGGCCGGGCCGTGAACCGGGAACTGGCCGAAATCCTGCAACGCTGCGGCGTGGGCTTCGCCATCATCGCCGGGGACAGGCCCGCCTGGACCAGCGACCGCCTGCTCGTGGACGGCGACCCCTTCCTGCTCCAGACCATGCTTTCCAATCTGGTCAAGAACGCCGTGGAAGCCTCGCCCCAGGGGCGCAGCGTGACCCTGCACCTGGAGGACGTGGACGGGATCGTCCGGATACGCGTGCACAACCACGGCACCGTGCCTCCGGCCGTGCGCGGCAACTTCTTCGAAAAGTACGCCACGGCGGGCAAGAGCCAGGGCACGGGCCTGGGCACCTATTCCGCACGGCTCATCACCCGGACTCTGGGCGGCGAGATCGAGATGCGGACCTCCGAGGCCGACGGGACCACCGTGACCGTGCGGCTGCCCGCGCGGGCCGAATCTACTTGA
- a CDS encoding DNA/RNA nuclease SfsA, with product MVCEGLDRQVGETLLAHTNNTGSMLGLLRPGAEVLLSPARNPDRKLRWTWELVRHQGFWVGINTQTPNRMLRLAWEAGLLPEAEGYDGFRAEAKVGESRLDGLFVRGAGGGSGVGPGRGALSGRKSRKAGLEPTDFAPEDQLWVECKNVTMVEDEVALFPDAVTERGQKHLRELMALARTGARVALFFLVQRPDGKCFGPADMIDPAYAELLYRALDAGVEAWPYEAVATPRGIGLGRRLGVTERSF from the coding sequence GTGGTCTGCGAGGGCCTGGACCGGCAGGTGGGCGAAACGCTGCTCGCCCACACCAACAATACGGGATCCATGCTCGGACTCTTGCGCCCCGGGGCGGAAGTGTTGCTTTCCCCGGCGCGGAATCCGGACCGCAAGCTGCGCTGGACCTGGGAATTGGTACGCCATCAAGGCTTCTGGGTCGGCATCAATACCCAGACCCCGAACCGCATGCTCCGGTTGGCCTGGGAGGCGGGCCTGCTGCCCGAAGCAGAAGGGTATGACGGTTTTCGAGCCGAGGCCAAGGTCGGAGAGAGCCGCCTGGACGGGCTTTTCGTGCGGGGGGCCGGGGGCGGCTCCGGCGTCGGCCCCGGCAGAGGCGCTCTTTCCGGAAGAAAATCGCGCAAGGCAGGACTCGAGCCGACGGACTTCGCGCCGGAAGACCAGCTCTGGGTGGAGTGCAAGAACGTGACCATGGTCGAGGACGAGGTGGCGCTCTTTCCGGACGCCGTCACCGAGCGCGGGCAAAAGCACCTGCGCGAGCTCATGGCCCTGGCGCGCACGGGCGCGCGCGTGGCGCTGTTCTTCCTCGTGCAGCGGCCCGACGGCAAGTGCTTCGGCCCGGCGGACATGATCGATCCGGCCTATGCCGAACTGCTGTACCGGGCGCTCGACGCCGGGGTCGAGGCCTGGCCCTACGAGGCCGTGGCCACGCCGCGCGGCATCGGCCTGGGGCGGCGGCTGGGGGTGACGGAGCGTTCCTTCTAG